In uncultured Desulfobacter sp., one DNA window encodes the following:
- a CDS encoding CoA pyrophosphatase, which translates to MNIPPYIEIMNSAIVSAAHPSAPAPGQFKPTAVMALFLFSPEPALLFIQKADREGYAWRNQMAFPGGHVEQTDNSAKQAAFRELYEETNIIPDNVQYIGSLGHFQTLKNRDIQAFTGVWNQKDDIVFETEEISRVLEIPFETLLQTHRENGYAGHRPGVAELTYPYQDVVIWGVTAQIVHHLIEVVGDIS; encoded by the coding sequence ATGAACATCCCCCCATATATCGAAATAATGAATTCTGCTATTGTCTCGGCCGCCCATCCGTCGGCCCCGGCCCCTGGGCAGTTTAAGCCCACGGCCGTTATGGCGCTTTTTCTTTTTAGCCCGGAACCTGCCTTGCTGTTTATCCAGAAAGCGGACCGGGAAGGATATGCCTGGCGCAACCAGATGGCGTTTCCTGGCGGGCATGTGGAACAAACAGACAATTCGGCAAAACAGGCGGCCTTTCGTGAACTCTATGAAGAAACAAACATTATTCCTGATAATGTGCAGTATATCGGATCACTGGGACATTTTCAGACCTTGAAAAACAGGGACATCCAGGCGTTCACAGGTGTTTGGAACCAAAAAGACGACATCGTTTTTGAGACCGAAGAAATTTCAAGGGTGCTTGAAATTCCCTTTGAGACGCTCCTGCAGACCCATCGGGAAAACGGCTATGCCGGTCACAGACCCGGGGTTGCGGAACTGACCTATCCATACCAAGATGTTGTGATCTGGGGCGTTACGGCGCAGATTGTCCATCACCTAATAGAGGTCGTCGGAGACATCTCATAA
- the htpG gene encoding molecular chaperone HtpG → MAEKETRQFKTEVQQLLHLIIHSLYSNQEIFVRELISNASDAIDKARFKEQTEPDLFADDNDFHIRLAADKDAKTFTITDNGIGMTFDEVNENIGTIAQSGTAAFMEALEKQKNETGLSPELIGQFGVGFYSAFIVADKVRLDTKAPGQEKGVRWESDGKGEYTLEEIDKETRGTQITLFLKDPEEGDQDFTEEYVIRNIVKKHSDFVTYPIIMNVETSEPIPENEIIKDKDGKPIGDTYRKVRKDETLNSMKAIWAKSKDDVTEDEHKEFYKHISHNWDDPFEIIHKKFEGVTEYDVLMYLPSKAPLDMFRPERKHGMQLYCKRVFIMDDCKELLPEYLGFVQGVVDAPDLNLNVSREILQEDRLVRNIRKNLVKQIFSVLEGMEDERYIEFYEEFGQALKAGIPTDYDNKERLASLLRYKTTKSGDKYVTLDQYIENMKEDQKDIYYITGENLASLVNSPLLEALKEKDYEVLLMVDPIDEWVTQSLPEYKEKKLKSAEKGDLDLEKVDDEKKNEYSALLSFLKGKLESKVKDVVVSNRLKDSVSCLAGDEWAMSAYMQKILKASGQKAPDQKRALEVNVNHPVMEKIKSVFESDTTSPVLTDYCDLLYDIAVISEGGKLDNPARFSTLVGDLMAKSI, encoded by the coding sequence ATGGCAGAAAAAGAAACCAGACAATTTAAAACCGAAGTTCAACAGCTTTTGCATCTGATCATCCACTCTCTTTATTCCAACCAGGAGATTTTTGTTCGGGAATTGATTTCAAACGCCTCGGACGCAATTGACAAGGCCCGATTCAAGGAGCAGACAGAACCGGATCTGTTTGCCGATGACAATGATTTCCATATCCGCCTGGCTGCGGACAAGGACGCCAAGACCTTCACCATCACGGATAACGGTATCGGCATGACCTTTGATGAGGTCAATGAAAATATCGGCACCATTGCCCAGTCCGGTACCGCCGCTTTCATGGAAGCCCTAGAAAAACAAAAAAATGAAACCGGCCTGTCCCCGGAACTCATCGGCCAGTTTGGCGTGGGCTTTTATTCCGCGTTTATTGTCGCGGATAAGGTGCGTCTGGACACCAAAGCCCCGGGCCAGGAAAAGGGTGTGCGTTGGGAATCCGATGGTAAGGGTGAATATACCCTTGAGGAAATTGATAAGGAAACACGGGGGACCCAGATTACGCTGTTCCTTAAAGATCCGGAAGAGGGAGACCAGGATTTCACCGAAGAGTACGTCATCCGTAACATCGTTAAAAAGCATTCCGATTTCGTCACCTATCCCATTATCATGAACGTAGAAACCAGTGAGCCCATTCCTGAAAATGAGATTATCAAAGACAAGGACGGCAAGCCCATCGGAGATACCTACCGGAAAGTCAGAAAAGATGAAACCCTGAACTCCATGAAGGCGATCTGGGCCAAGTCCAAGGACGATGTGACCGAAGATGAGCACAAGGAGTTTTATAAGCACATCTCCCATAACTGGGATGACCCCTTTGAGATTATTCACAAAAAATTTGAAGGGGTAACCGAATATGATGTGCTTATGTATCTTCCCTCCAAGGCTCCCCTTGACATGTTCCGGCCAGAACGCAAACACGGCATGCAGCTTTACTGCAAACGGGTGTTTATCATGGATGACTGCAAGGAACTATTGCCCGAGTACCTGGGATTTGTCCAGGGTGTTGTGGATGCACCGGATTTGAATCTTAATGTCAGCCGCGAGATCCTTCAGGAAGACCGTCTGGTCAGAAATATCCGCAAGAATCTGGTCAAACAGATTTTCAGCGTGCTCGAAGGTATGGAAGATGAGAGATACATTGAATTTTACGAGGAGTTCGGTCAGGCGCTTAAGGCCGGTATCCCCACGGATTACGACAACAAGGAACGGCTCGCATCGTTGCTGCGTTACAAAACCACCAAGTCCGGTGATAAATATGTGACCCTTGACCAGTACATCGAAAACATGAAAGAGGACCAGAAAGATATTTACTACATCACCGGTGAAAATCTGGCTTCTCTTGTCAATTCTCCCCTGCTTGAGGCCCTGAAAGAAAAGGATTACGAAGTTCTTCTCATGGTGGACCCCATTGATGAATGGGTGACCCAGTCTCTTCCCGAGTACAAAGAAAAGAAACTGAAAAGCGCTGAAAAGGGTGATCTTGACCTGGAAAAGGTGGATGACGAAAAGAAAAACGAATACTCCGCGTTGCTCTCTTTTCTGAAAGGCAAGTTGGAAAGCAAGGTTAAGGATGTCGTGGTTTCCAACCGTCTCAAGGACTCTGTTTCCTGTCTGGCAGGCGATGAGTGGGCCATGAGCGCGTATATGCAAAAAATCCTGAAAGCCTCCGGCCAGAAAGCCCCGGATCAGAAACGCGCCCTGGAAGTCAACGTTAACCATCCGGTCATGGAAAAGATCAAGTCCGTGTTTGAATCCGATACCACTAGTCCCGTGCTTACGGACTACTGCGATCTTCTTTATGATATTGCCGTCATTTCCGAAGGCGGCAAGCTTGATAATCCGGCACGGTTTTCTACGCTAGTGGGCGATCTCATGGCAAAATCCATATGA